One window from the genome of Leishmania donovani BPK282A1 complete genome, chromosome 5 encodes:
- a CDS encoding protein kinase, putative, producing the protein MSSRSYYSGSGTTAVVPHTISISTAETTPSQAPSSHTEQPSSDQQHESSLHQATASLPMSLNSTMNNKGASAAAAAAAAAPSSHGGDSHSIGAAAKASGSERANWNNPSFAAALRNSSGSINVDGYPPAQAHQQPSHPSLLSHSTDVDDEGDGAQHAAVNEPLEYCGVRLLPGVEQIDFDEGYYVGTIDENGEMAGYGKATWHSGDTYEGEWLNGMMHGKGTYTWADGDYYQGDYVRGRMEGRGEMKDATGLYTGEWADDMRQGYGRMLYAGGNVYEGEWLAGMRHGSGKLVEPAAHVTYEGEFNRNEKEGRGVQTNSDGDVYEGEFARGKPNGRGTYLWADGARYIGMFKDGVKHGDGCEWLANGDWVAGLFVDGEHVDSQSTRHKATVLTPDSSDADGGSEDGAGDGGAGGSRGSIGLSESTAAAVLAPLDAEKLRRIADQVHAPSFSMNVSAAAMRSLRSSLRKNSSSHYQDFSGPGGVTIEEASSPFLRSLAAPQMLLDDSDLEGWTPLKTIGKGSFGAVYTALLRNGRTVCCKVIELGTVESEEEMEKLRNEIALMRRLRHPNCVQYYGSLEDKVQNTLNIFMEYVSGGTLTSFVAKFKSIPLETLRQWVYQMVCGVKYLHECGIVHRDIKGDNVLVSVDGIVKLADFGCSKAIDDVCSATHGCSTMVGTPYWMAPEVIKCEAGGYGVKSDIWSIGCTIVEMLTGKPPWPECNSMWAAVYKIANSTGLPTEIPADIDPELMDLLQRCFERNPKLRPTAADMLSHPFLAKVTEGVASPLEKSGRK; encoded by the coding sequence ATGTCCTCTCGCTCTTACTACAGTGGCAGCgggacgacggcggtggtgccgcatACCATCAGCATCTCTACCGCTGAAACCACACCGTCGcaagcgccgtcgtcgcacACGGAGCAGCCGTCGAGTGACCAGCAGCACGAGTCGAGCTTGCACCAAGCGACGGCCTCGTTGCCCATGAGCTTGAACAGCACTATGAATAACAAGGGTGCctctgcggccgctgctgctgcggcggcggcgccatcatcACACGGCGGTGACAGTCACAGCatcggagcagcagcgaaagcCAGTGGCAGTGAGCGCGCGAACTGGAATAACCCCTCAttcgcggcagcgctgcgcaacagcagcgggtCAATCAATGTCGACGGCTACCCTCCAGCGCAGGCCCATCAACAGCCATCGCAtccctcgctgctgtcgcacaGCACAGACGTGGACGatgaaggcgacggcgcgcagcacgcggcggTCAACGAGCCGCTCGAGTACTGTGGTGTGCGTCTCCTGCCCGGAGTGGAGCAGATCGACTTTGACGAGGGCTACTACGTCGGCACGATCGACGAGAACGGCGAGATGGCCGGCTACGGCAAGGCAACGTGGCACAGCGGTGACACGTACGAAGGCGAGTGGCTGAACGGCATGATGCATGGTAAGGGCACCTACACGTGGGCAGATGGCGACTACTACCAGGGCGACTACGTTAGAGGTCGCATGGAGGGTCGTGGCGAGATGAAGGACGCCACGGGGCTGTACACGGGTGAATGGGCAGACGACATGCGGCAAGGCTACGGGCGCATGCTGTACGCAGGCGGCAACGTGTACGAGGGTGAGTGGCTGGCAGGCATGCGTCACGGCTCTGGCAAGCTTGTCGAGCCCGCCGCGCACGTCACGTACGAGGGCGAGTTCAACCGGAACGAAAAAGAGGGTCGTGGCGTGCAGACGAACTCTGACGGCGACGTCTACGAGGGCGAGTTCGCCCGCGGCAAACCCAACGGTCGCGGCACCTATCTCTGGGCCGACGGTGCACGCTACATCGGCATGTTTAAGGACGGCGTCAAGCACGGCGACGGGTGTGAGTGGCTCGCCAACGGTGACTGGGTTGCTGGACTCTTTGTCGACGGCGAGCACGTGGACAGCCAATCGACGCGCCACAAGGCAACCGTCCTCACACctgacagcagcgacgccgatggCGGAAGCGAGGACGGAGcgggtgacggcggcgctggcggcagtCGGGGAAGCATTGGTCTCTCCGAatcgacggcggccgccgtaCTCGCCCCTCTGGACGCtgagaagctgcgccgcattgCTGATCAGGTTCACGCCCCGTCCTTCTCGATGAACGTgtcggcagcagccatgAGGAGCCTCAGGAGCTCGTTGCGCAAGAACAGCTCCTCGCACTACCAAGACTTCAGCGGCCCAGGCGGTGTGACTATCGAGGAGGCATCGTCGCCGTTCTTGCGTTCTCTGGCGGCTCCGCAGATGCTGCTGGACGACAGCGACCTCGAAGGCTGGACGCCGCTCAAGACGATCGGCAAGGGTAGCTTCGGTGCCGTGTACACGGCCCTCCTGCGCAACGGCCGCACGGTGTGCTGCAAGGTGATCGAGCTTGGCACTgtggagagcgaggaagagatggaGAAGTTACGCAACGAGATTGCGCTGAtgaggcggctgcggcacccgAACTGCGTCCAGTACTACGGTAGTCTGGAGGACAAGGTGCAGAACACGCTAAACATCTTCATGGAGTACGTCAGCGGGGGCACGCTCACGAGCTTCGTGGCCAAGTTCAAGAGCATTCCGCTGGagacgctgcggcagtgggTATACCAGATGGTTTGCGGCGTGAAATACCTGCATGAGTGCGGCATCGTGCACCGCGACATCAAGGGCGACAACGTGCTCGTCTCCGTCGACGGCATTGTGAAGCTGGCGGACTTCGGCTGTAGCAAGGCGATCGACGAtgtctgcagcgccacgcacggTTGCTCGACGATGGTCGGCACGCCCTACTGGATGGCCCCGGAGGTGATCAAGTGCGAGGCTGGCGGGTACGGCGTAAAGAGCGACATCTGGTCCATTGGCTGCACGATTGTGGAGATGTTGACGGGCAAGCCGCCATGGCC